From one Streptomyces sp. ICC1 genomic stretch:
- a CDS encoding acyl carrier protein, translated as MTTSAPESVIDLISEILVETFEIPAEEVRADARMRDLLTDSLMVVEMAIAVHEALGFKVDEEELRDTTLAEFAAVLDARRTER; from the coding sequence GTGACCACTTCAGCACCGGAATCCGTGATCGATCTGATCAGCGAAATCCTCGTCGAAACGTTCGAAATCCCCGCCGAGGAGGTGCGGGCCGACGCCCGGATGCGTGATCTGCTGACCGACTCGCTCATGGTGGTCGAGATGGCCATCGCCGTCCACGAGGCGCTGGGCTTCAAGGTCGACGAGGAGGAGCTGCGGGACACCACCCTCGCGGAGTTCGCCGCGGTCCTCGACGCGCGGCGGACCGAGCGTTGA
- a CDS encoding DNA-3-methyladenine glycosylase — protein MSARPDRTPLPRTFFDRPVLTVAPDLLGRTLVRRTPEGPLELRITEVEAYEGETDPGSHAHRGRTARNASMFGPPGHAYVYFIYGMWFSLNLVCGPPGHASGVLIRAGEVTLGAELARKRRISARSDRELAKGPARLATALDVDRSLDGVDLCAGPDAPLSLLAGTRTAPDQVSNGPRTGVGGAGAAHLYRYWITHDPTVSPYRAHAPRRRPT, from the coding sequence ATGAGCGCGCGCCCCGACCGTACGCCCCTGCCCAGGACCTTCTTCGACCGCCCGGTCCTCACCGTGGCCCCGGACCTCCTGGGCCGCACCCTGGTCCGCCGCACCCCGGAAGGCCCGCTGGAACTGCGCATCACGGAGGTGGAGGCGTACGAGGGGGAGACGGACCCGGGCTCCCACGCCCACCGCGGCCGGACGGCGCGCAACGCGTCGATGTTCGGTCCACCCGGACACGCGTACGTCTACTTCATCTACGGCATGTGGTTCAGCCTCAACTTGGTGTGCGGCCCGCCCGGCCACGCGAGCGGGGTCCTGATCCGCGCGGGGGAGGTGACGCTGGGCGCCGAGCTGGCCCGTAAACGGCGGATTTCAGCCAGAAGTGACCGGGAACTGGCCAAAGGTCCGGCCCGTCTGGCCACCGCCCTCGATGTCGACCGCTCCCTCGACGGCGTCGACCTCTGCGCGGGCCCGGATGCACCCCTCTCCCTGCTCGCGGGCACGCGGACCGCGCCCGACCAGGTGAGCAACGGCCCCCGCACCGGAGTGGGCGGCGCCGGCGCGGCCCACCTCTACCGCTACTGGATCACCCACGACCCGACCGTGAGCCCGTACCGGGCCCACGCGCCGCGCCGCCGCCCGACTTGA
- a CDS encoding SCO0930 family lipoprotein codes for MGKKRRVTAAAGSVMTVLLLAAGCGAGSGGSGGVTAVRPAGAEQALGDGYDSGYGSAGSADPAADPAGEASAPAGRLAVREIVGVGSAVTDSAGATLYRFDKDTAQPPRSNCAADCATLWPPVPANDAQAAAGIDAGLLGAVDRADGVRQLTLGGWPVYRYAKDTRAGEAKGEGVGGTWHAVAADGKKAADKAKEKAGGAGEEQADGEQADGAGGNAEGGGLSTADDAKLGKILVNSEGRTLYRFDKDSAWPMKFGCLDACLNTWKPAAPVEKDKVSGIPAGLVGSVKRPDGSEQMTIDCWPVYLFTGDTAPGQTNGHGKQGLWFAVDDAGKKVPAAG; via the coding sequence ATGGGCAAGAAGCGTCGGGTGACCGCTGCGGCCGGATCGGTGATGACGGTGCTCCTGCTGGCGGCGGGATGCGGCGCCGGATCGGGCGGATCCGGCGGGGTGACCGCCGTCCGGCCCGCCGGGGCCGAGCAGGCCCTCGGTGACGGCTACGACTCGGGATACGGCTCCGCGGGCTCGGCGGACCCCGCGGCGGACCCCGCCGGGGAGGCCTCCGCGCCGGCGGGCCGGCTGGCGGTCCGGGAGATCGTCGGGGTCGGCAGCGCGGTCACCGACAGCGCCGGCGCCACCCTCTACCGCTTCGACAAGGACACGGCCCAGCCGCCCCGGTCGAACTGCGCCGCGGACTGCGCCACCCTCTGGCCCCCGGTGCCGGCGAACGACGCCCAGGCCGCGGCCGGCATCGACGCGGGGCTGCTGGGCGCGGTCGACCGGGCCGACGGCGTCCGCCAGCTCACGCTCGGCGGGTGGCCCGTGTACCGGTACGCGAAGGACACCCGGGCGGGCGAGGCGAAGGGCGAGGGCGTCGGCGGCACCTGGCACGCGGTGGCGGCCGACGGCAAGAAGGCGGCCGACAAGGCGAAGGAGAAGGCCGGCGGGGCGGGCGAGGAGCAGGCCGACGGGGAGCAGGCCGACGGGGCGGGCGGAAACGCGGAGGGCGGCGGGCTTTCCACGGCCGACGACGCGAAACTCGGAAAGATCCTGGTGAATTCCGAGGGGCGCACGCTCTACCGGTTCGACAAGGACAGCGCCTGGCCGATGAAATTCGGCTGCCTCGATGCCTGCCTGAACACCTGGAAACCCGCCGCCCCCGTGGAAAAGGACAAGGTGTCCGGAATTCCGGCCGGTCTCGTCGGATCGGTGAAGCGCCCCGACGGCAGCGAGCAGATGACGATCGACTGCTGGCCGGTCTACCTCTTCACCGGGGACACCGCACCGGGCCAGACCAACGGACACGGCAAGCAGGGCCTTTGGTTCGCGGTGGACGACGCGGGCAAGAAGGTCCCGGCGGCGGGCTGA
- a CDS encoding DUF1996 domain-containing protein gives MSVKDSKGPQGGAGHKRRLKPAHKALALVSALVLGGGAVVIAAQGASAGQDARRAPVTATIDCPDVGERLREVPDQARPEVDRELAGLDTQIADAYGRLATGRAPADALLGELKDQRGKTITKVSDAIGRDAARPDGLEELSACTMQEASAADGDLARSGGGGSSEAAAKGGPARSDFVPIGSVKPNVRKPAVKQGASKGSFAVECGRNDERHLNPDNVIVAPGVSNGAHHMHDYVGNKTTDAFSTNNSLAAAKTTCTNGDQSTYYWPVLRLRDGKAEQDAAAPGGGQDANVGTILRPKKVTIEFKGSPVSRVTAMPRFLRIITGDAKALTNGPANANASWSCTGFENRQLKDKYPICPKGSDVVRTFNFQSCWDGKNTDSANHRTHVAFAGRDGSCPAGFKAVPQLVQRIVYTVAPGARFAVDSFPEQLHKPVTDHGDFINVMSDRLMADAVRCVNGGRACR, from the coding sequence ATGAGTGTCAAGGACAGCAAGGGGCCCCAGGGAGGGGCAGGTCACAAACGCCGGCTCAAGCCCGCGCACAAAGCACTGGCCCTCGTGTCCGCCCTGGTCCTCGGCGGCGGCGCGGTCGTGATCGCCGCCCAGGGCGCGTCCGCCGGCCAGGACGCGCGCCGGGCACCCGTCACGGCCACCATCGACTGCCCCGACGTGGGGGAGCGGCTGCGCGAAGTGCCCGACCAGGCGCGGCCCGAGGTCGACCGGGAACTCGCCGGACTCGACACCCAGATCGCCGACGCCTACGGACGACTGGCCACCGGCCGGGCGCCGGCGGACGCACTGCTCGGGGAGCTGAAGGACCAGCGGGGCAAGACGATCACCAAGGTCTCCGACGCGATCGGGCGGGACGCCGCCCGCCCCGACGGCCTGGAGGAGCTGAGCGCCTGCACGATGCAGGAGGCGTCGGCCGCCGACGGAGACCTCGCCCGCAGCGGCGGAGGCGGCAGCTCGGAAGCCGCGGCGAAGGGCGGACCGGCGCGCTCGGACTTCGTCCCCATCGGCTCGGTGAAGCCGAACGTGCGCAAGCCCGCGGTCAAGCAGGGCGCGTCCAAGGGCTCCTTCGCCGTGGAGTGCGGCCGCAACGACGAGCGCCACCTCAACCCCGACAACGTCATCGTCGCCCCCGGGGTGAGCAACGGAGCCCACCACATGCACGACTACGTCGGCAACAAGACCACGGACGCCTTCTCCACCAACAACAGCCTGGCCGCCGCCAAGACCACCTGCACCAACGGCGACCAGTCCACCTACTACTGGCCCGTACTGCGGCTGCGCGACGGCAAGGCCGAGCAGGACGCGGCCGCGCCCGGCGGCGGGCAGGACGCCAACGTGGGGACCATCCTGCGGCCGAAGAAGGTCACGATCGAGTTCAAGGGCAGCCCCGTCTCCCGGGTCACCGCCATGCCCCGCTTCCTGCGGATCATCACCGGCGACGCCAAGGCCCTCACCAACGGCCCGGCCAACGCCAACGCCTCCTGGAGCTGCACCGGCTTCGAGAACCGTCAGCTGAAGGACAAGTACCCGATCTGCCCCAAGGGGAGCGACGTGGTCCGGACGTTCAACTTCCAGAGCTGCTGGGACGGGAAGAACACCGACAGCGCCAACCACCGCACCCACGTGGCCTTCGCGGGCCGCGACGGCTCCTGCCCGGCGGGCTTCAAGGCGGTCCCGCAGCTCGTGCAGCGGATCGTCTACACCGTGGCGCCCGGCGCGCGCTTCGCGGTGGACAGCTTCCCCGAACAGCTGCACAAGCCGGTGACGGACCACGGTGACTTCATCAACGTCATGTCGGACCGGCTGATGGCCGACGCGGTGCGCTGCGTCAACGGCGGGCGCGCCTGCCGCTGA
- a CDS encoding sporulation protein, whose amino-acid sequence MGFRKLFASLGAGGASVDTVITEPNVVPGGIVQGEVRIQGGSVEQQIEGLSVGLQARVEVEGGDQEYKQDVVFTKQRLGGAFQVQPGALHVVPFGLEIPWETPITHFGGRHLHGMNIGVSTELEIARAVDAGDLDAINVHPVPAQQAILDAFAQLGFSFRSADMERGHIRGTRQTLPFYQEIEFVPPSQYRGLNQVELTFVSDGREMDVILEMDKKPGLFSEGSDTYRCFQVGLQSYQETDWAAYLNQWIASVGSQRNWL is encoded by the coding sequence ATGGGGTTCAGGAAGCTGTTCGCGAGCCTGGGTGCAGGCGGTGCGTCGGTCGACACCGTCATCACCGAGCCGAACGTCGTGCCGGGCGGGATCGTCCAGGGCGAGGTGCGGATCCAGGGCGGGTCCGTGGAGCAGCAGATCGAGGGGCTGTCCGTCGGGCTCCAGGCGCGGGTGGAGGTGGAGGGCGGCGACCAGGAGTACAAGCAGGACGTGGTCTTCACCAAGCAGCGCCTCGGCGGTGCGTTCCAGGTGCAGCCGGGCGCCCTGCACGTGGTGCCCTTCGGGCTGGAGATCCCGTGGGAGACGCCGATCACCCACTTCGGCGGCCGCCACCTGCACGGGATGAACATCGGGGTCAGCACGGAGCTGGAGATCGCGCGCGCGGTGGACGCCGGCGACCTCGACGCGATCAACGTGCACCCGGTGCCGGCGCAGCAGGCGATCCTCGACGCCTTCGCGCAGCTGGGCTTCTCCTTCCGCAGTGCGGACATGGAGCGCGGGCACATCCGCGGGACGCGGCAGACGCTGCCCTTCTACCAGGAGATCGAGTTCGTCCCGCCGTCCCAGTACCGGGGGCTGAACCAGGTCGAGCTGACCTTCGTCTCCGACGGCCGCGAGATGGACGTCATCCTGGAGATGGACAAGAAGCCGGGCCTGTTCAGCGAGGGCAGCGACACCTACCGCTGCTTCCAGGTGGGGCTGCAGTCGTACCAGGAGACGGACTGGGCGGCGTACCTGAACCAGTGGATCGCCTCGGTGGGTTCGCAGCGCAACTGGCTCTGA
- a CDS encoding carboxylesterase family protein — protein MQRLSTRIARFSTARPLLGTALALTALIAAALPAAASAGSQIAGPSDGSTRPVVSVAQGALRGRAHDGAQEFLGVPYAAAPVGELRLRAPRPPARWNGVREATEQAPACLQFSPFGLRDPRAVSEDCLFLDVYRPRGARPGARLPVVLWMHGGAYSQGTGTQFGGRTMAELTGSIVISINYRLGQLGYLGLPELARQDAPRSGSFGLMDQIQALRWTRENIRAFGGDPGNVTVSGQSAGSGSVCGLLAAPSAAGLFHRAVLQSGPCTLLRTPDAAKAESEARAFAAGAGCADPAAVVACLRAASGQSLVDAARTRATSGPASGDGLLPKDPAAAIAAGNWNKVPVLIGSNRSEARFFVALTQPGLTAEQYAGQVLAGYGAAGPEVLARYPVAAHGSPYLALSAVMTDSTFACETSWTTQLFARQVPTFAYEFDDPDSPTLAGAQVPGLDESNAHSAELAYLHDFTMGERPLTPVQVALATRMKRYWGAFARHGVPAVAGQTPWPAAGPGGSVLKLAPAGDRLDRSFAAEHQCTFWRTQPSRPF, from the coding sequence ATGCAACGGCTCTCGACCCGGATCGCCCGGTTTTCCACGGCAAGGCCCCTGCTCGGTACCGCACTCGCGCTGACCGCCCTGATCGCCGCGGCGCTCCCGGCGGCCGCCTCCGCCGGATCCCAGATCGCCGGCCCGTCGGACGGCTCGACCCGCCCGGTGGTCTCCGTGGCGCAGGGCGCGCTGCGCGGCCGGGCCCACGACGGGGCGCAGGAGTTCCTCGGCGTTCCCTACGCCGCCGCGCCGGTCGGAGAGCTCCGGCTGCGCGCCCCCCGGCCGCCCGCGCGCTGGAACGGGGTGCGCGAAGCCACCGAACAGGCCCCCGCCTGCCTGCAGTTCTCGCCCTTCGGGCTGCGGGACCCGCGGGCGGTCAGCGAGGACTGCCTGTTCCTGGACGTGTACCGGCCCCGGGGGGCCCGCCCGGGGGCCCGGCTGCCGGTGGTCCTCTGGATGCACGGGGGTGCGTACAGCCAGGGCACCGGAACCCAGTTCGGCGGACGCACGATGGCGGAGCTGACCGGCAGCATCGTGATCAGCATCAACTACCGCCTCGGACAGCTCGGTTATCTGGGCCTTCCCGAACTGGCCCGCCAGGACGCCCCGCGCTCCGGCTCCTTCGGCCTGATGGACCAGATCCAGGCGCTGCGCTGGACTCGGGAGAACATCCGGGCCTTCGGCGGCGATCCGGGCAACGTCACGGTCTCCGGCCAGTCGGCGGGCAGCGGTTCGGTGTGCGGGCTGCTGGCCGCCCCGTCGGCGGCGGGACTGTTCCACCGGGCCGTGCTGCAGAGCGGGCCGTGCACGCTGCTGCGCACCCCGGACGCCGCGAAGGCCGAGTCCGAGGCCCGGGCGTTCGCGGCGGGCGCCGGCTGCGCCGATCCGGCCGCGGTCGTCGCGTGCCTGCGCGCCGCCTCCGGGCAGTCATTGGTGGACGCGGCCCGTACGCGGGCGACTTCGGGTCCCGCGTCGGGCGACGGGCTCCTCCCGAAGGATCCCGCCGCCGCGATCGCCGCCGGGAACTGGAACAAGGTGCCGGTCCTGATCGGCAGCAACCGCTCCGAGGCGCGGTTCTTCGTCGCGCTGACCCAGCCCGGGCTGACGGCCGAGCAGTACGCGGGGCAGGTCCTGGCGGGCTACGGAGCGGCCGGTCCGGAGGTCCTCGCCCGCTATCCGGTGGCCGCCCACGGATCCCCGTACCTGGCGCTGTCGGCCGTCATGACCGACTCGACGTTCGCCTGCGAGACCTCCTGGACGACGCAGCTGTTCGCTCGGCAAGTGCCCACCTTCGCCTACGAGTTCGACGACCCGGACTCGCCCACCCTGGCGGGTGCGCAGGTCCCGGGCCTGGACGAGTCGAACGCGCACAGCGCCGAGCTGGCCTATCTGCACGACTTCACCATGGGCGAGCGTCCCCTCACCCCCGTCCAGGTCGCGCTCGCGACGCGGATGAAGCGCTACTGGGGAGCCTTCGCCCGCCACGGGGTTCCCGCGGTTGCCGGCCAGACCCCCTGGCCCGCCGCCGGCCCGGGCGGCTCGGTCCTGAAGCTGGCTCCCGCGGGCGACCGGCTCGACCGGTCCTTCGCGGCGGAGCACCAGTGCACGTTCTGGCGCACCCAGCCTTCCCGGCCGTTCTGA
- a CDS encoding beta-ketoacyl-[acyl-carrier-protein] synthase family protein, which produces MTRGPGAVVTGLGLVTPAGCGAEAVWAAVCEGRTTSAVDPALEGLALSLSCRVPEFDHPVLRGRGSAHLDRVDRLGLVAVAQALEHAGLDPLAWDGDRVAVVTAGGAGGVLTQDRALARMAELGPEFVSPYFLTGYLSNMTCANIALRFGATGPSLATSTACASGTTAIGLARDLLATGQCDIALVCGAEAPITRLLATGFTQLGAMSGTGARPFDATRDGFVIAEGAGALVLERPEHAAARRARPLARLIGYAAATDAHHLVSPDPGGRGAERATRLALPDAGIAPHEVGHVNAHGTSTRQNDAVEAALLRRVFPQRPPVTSAKGTLGHTLGACGVIEAALTVLALDTDTVPPTAGLTTTDADMDIDVVAGTARNHASSIAVSNSFGFGGHNAVAVLARA; this is translated from the coding sequence TTGACGCGCGGCCCCGGGGCCGTCGTGACCGGCCTCGGCCTCGTCACGCCGGCCGGGTGCGGAGCGGAGGCCGTCTGGGCGGCCGTGTGCGAGGGCCGCACCACCTCGGCCGTCGATCCCGCGCTGGAGGGGCTGGCCCTCTCCCTCAGCTGCCGGGTGCCGGAGTTCGACCACCCGGTCCTGCGCGGGCGCGGCTCCGCCCACCTGGACCGGGTCGACCGACTGGGCCTCGTGGCCGTCGCGCAGGCGCTCGAGCACGCCGGCCTCGACCCCCTGGCGTGGGACGGCGACAGGGTCGCCGTGGTCACCGCCGGCGGCGCGGGCGGCGTGCTGACCCAGGACAGGGCCCTCGCGAGGATGGCCGAGCTCGGCCCCGAGTTCGTCTCGCCCTATTTCCTCACCGGCTATCTGTCGAACATGACGTGCGCCAACATCGCCCTGCGGTTCGGAGCGACCGGTCCGTCGCTGGCCACCTCCACCGCCTGCGCCTCCGGCACCACGGCCATCGGCCTCGCCCGCGACCTGCTGGCGACCGGGCAGTGTGACATCGCTCTGGTCTGCGGCGCCGAGGCGCCCATCACCCGGCTGCTGGCCACCGGCTTCACCCAACTCGGAGCCATGTCGGGCACCGGCGCACGCCCCTTCGACGCCACCCGCGACGGCTTCGTCATCGCCGAAGGCGCCGGCGCGCTGGTCCTGGAACGCCCCGAGCACGCCGCGGCCCGGCGAGCCCGGCCCCTCGCCCGGCTCATCGGCTACGCCGCCGCCACCGACGCCCACCACCTGGTGTCCCCGGACCCCGGCGGCCGCGGAGCCGAACGGGCCACCCGCCTCGCCCTCCCCGACGCCGGCATCGCCCCGCACGAGGTCGGCCACGTCAACGCGCACGGCACCTCCACGCGGCAGAACGACGCCGTGGAAGCCGCGCTCCTGCGCCGGGTGTTCCCCCAGCGGCCGCCCGTCACCTCCGCCAAGGGGACGCTCGGCCACACCCTCGGCGCGTGCGGGGTCATCGAGGCGGCACTCACCGTCCTCGCCCTGGACACGGACACCGTGCCGCCCACGGCCGGGCTGACCACCACCGACGCGGACATGGACATCGACGTGGTCGCGGGCACCGCCAGGAACCACGCGTCGTCGATCGCGGTCAGCAACTCCTTCGGGTTCGGCGGCCACAACGCCGTGGCCGTCCTCGCGCGCGCCTGA
- a CDS encoding lysophospholipid acyltransferase family protein has translation MSESLTAAIEIGGAELRYAKEALGEAGADAWGRLLDWLMDDYFRLETAGLENLPAEGPAVVVANHSGAWGLDAFILHKALTRHLDRPLCMPAAPLTFRFPVIGSYARKYGAIPLDPTLGLDRLTAGGIVGVFPEGIAGLEKPFRSRYRLRPFSPGFAVTAVKAGAPVVPVSVIGAEEALPRIGALPALARLLDLPCFPLTALFPLPAKWLITVGEPIPAPARSASFGARSAAARLLCAQAQEAVQGLVDRERPRRATPFW, from the coding sequence GTGTCGGAAAGCCTGACCGCCGCGATCGAAATCGGCGGAGCCGAGCTCCGGTACGCCAAGGAGGCGCTCGGCGAAGCGGGAGCGGACGCTTGGGGCCGGCTGCTGGACTGGCTGATGGACGACTACTTCCGGCTGGAGACCGCGGGCTTGGAGAACCTTCCCGCGGAAGGTCCCGCCGTTGTCGTGGCGAACCATTCGGGCGCCTGGGGACTGGACGCGTTCATCCTCCACAAAGCGCTCACCCGCCACTTGGACCGGCCTCTGTGCATGCCTGCCGCACCGCTGACCTTTCGATTTCCGGTCATCGGTTCGTACGCACGGAAGTACGGAGCCATTCCACTCGATCCGACCCTCGGACTGGACCGGCTGACCGCCGGTGGAATCGTGGGGGTCTTTCCCGAGGGAATCGCCGGTCTGGAAAAGCCCTTCCGCAGCCGCTACCGGCTGCGGCCGTTCAGTCCGGGCTTCGCGGTGACCGCCGTCAAGGCCGGCGCCCCCGTCGTCCCGGTCAGCGTCATCGGCGCCGAGGAGGCGCTCCCCCGGATCGGCGCGCTCCCCGCCCTCGCCCGTCTGCTGGACCTGCCCTGCTTCCCGCTCACGGCCCTCTTCCCGCTGCCCGCGAAGTGGCTGATCACCGTGGGCGAGCCGATCCCCGCGCCGGCCCGGTCCGCGTCCTTCGGCGCCCGGTCGGCCGCGGCGCGGCTGCTGTGCGCCCAGGCCCAGGAGGCGGTGCAGGGCCTGGTGGACAGGGAGCGGCCCCGGCGCGCGACGCCCTTCTGGTAG
- a CDS encoding NADH-quinone oxidoreductase subunit NuoF family protein yields the protein MSGVAHPALGCVGRPRLLAGLDTAARLDREGHLGVHGALPRHPAEALVELAEDIALGGRGGAGFPFARKLRAVTRNARGQDGRTAVVVNGSEGEPSCLKDAALLLYVPHLVLDGALLAAAALGAEDVVVGVTRSDVERSVVEAVAERGPAGRRVRVVRLPERFVTGEGTALVNGLEGGPALPSGQKVRTSERGLGGLPTLLSNAETYAQLAVAARLGAPEYRTAGLPTEPGTTLLTVAGATVVEVPIGTSLAYVLDLCGTVPGQGVLVGGYHGRWLDPAAAREALLSRGSLAAYDAVLGAGAVLPLPEDTCPAGEVARVTRWMARESAGQCGPCVRGLPSLADAVERLVAGGGGAALDAVQARMRGVRGRGACSHPDGTSSFVASALAVFPEEFRDHALGSGCGRGVLGALPLPSDESPERLVVDWTLCKGHGLCVDLLPDVVRLDEDGYPAQGVMPVPGPLRPKALRAVRRCPALALRIQE from the coding sequence GTGAGCGGCGTCGCGCATCCCGCGCTCGGCTGTGTGGGGCGGCCCCGGCTGCTGGCCGGACTCGACACCGCCGCCCGGCTCGACCGCGAAGGCCACCTCGGCGTGCACGGCGCGCTACCCCGCCATCCGGCCGAGGCACTGGTGGAACTCGCCGAGGACATAGCCCTCGGCGGGCGCGGGGGAGCGGGCTTCCCCTTCGCCCGCAAGCTCCGGGCCGTCACCCGCAACGCCCGCGGGCAGGACGGGCGTACCGCCGTCGTCGTCAACGGCTCGGAGGGGGAGCCGAGTTGTCTCAAGGACGCCGCGCTGCTGCTGTACGTACCGCACCTCGTGCTCGACGGGGCCCTGCTGGCCGCCGCCGCGCTCGGCGCCGAGGACGTGGTGGTCGGCGTCACGCGGTCGGACGTGGAGCGCTCCGTCGTCGAGGCCGTCGCCGAACGGGGCCCGGCGGGCCGCCGCGTGCGCGTCGTCCGGCTCCCCGAGCGCTTCGTCACCGGAGAGGGGACCGCCCTGGTCAACGGGCTCGAAGGCGGGCCCGCCCTGCCCTCCGGCCAGAAGGTCCGCACCAGCGAGCGGGGACTCGGCGGCCTGCCGACCCTGCTGTCCAACGCCGAGACCTACGCGCAGCTCGCGGTCGCCGCCCGACTGGGCGCGCCGGAGTACCGCACCGCGGGCCTGCCCACCGAGCCCGGCACGACCCTCCTGACGGTCGCGGGCGCGACCGTCGTCGAGGTGCCGATCGGCACTTCGCTGGCGTACGTACTGGACCTGTGCGGCACGGTGCCCGGACAGGGCGTGCTGGTCGGCGGCTACCACGGCCGGTGGCTGGACCCCGCGGCGGCGCGCGAGGCCCTGCTGTCCCGAGGGTCCCTGGCCGCGTACGACGCGGTGCTCGGCGCGGGCGCCGTGCTGCCGCTGCCCGAGGACACCTGCCCGGCGGGAGAGGTGGCCCGGGTCACCCGGTGGATGGCCCGGGAGTCGGCGGGCCAGTGCGGCCCCTGCGTACGGGGGCTCCCCTCGCTCGCCGACGCCGTGGAGCGGCTGGTGGCCGGCGGGGGCGGGGCCGCACTCGACGCCGTCCAGGCCAGGATGCGCGGGGTGCGCGGCCGGGGCGCGTGCTCCCACCCGGACGGCACGTCCTCGTTCGTGGCCTCCGCGCTCGCCGTCTTCCCGGAGGAGTTCCGCGACCACGCGCTGGGCAGCGGCTGCGGGCGCGGTGTGCTCGGAGCCCTGCCGCTGCCCAGCGACGAGAGCCCCGAACGGCTCGTCGTGGACTGGACGTTGTGCAAGGGCCACGGGCTGTGCGTGGACCTGCTGCCCGACGTCGTCCGGTTGGACGAGGACGGTTACCCGGCGCAGGGCGTCATGCCGGTGCCGGGGCCGCTGCGGCCCAAGGCGCTGAGAGCGGTGCGCCGTTGTCCCGCGCTCGCCCTGCGCATTCAGGAATGA
- a CDS encoding helix-turn-helix domain-containing protein produces MCELLNRIWSRPRGEWTRVLRKELPTLAAKMVEELLETVPGFAALVEDVDDEVVRQQMEAALLTALGYREGAGEDRPDACADPEPVPGAGVETRSGARIRPKSEAEAEAETEHARPHTHADTHVHAHTRPHSHDRNPGAFGGGELPPLQAVPLQRFGSVRERARRELFAVLTGETPLRGPALAELANAAGWPLPVAVRAVVLASPGETQQLAALLDDCLGGMVAGQPCLLVPAPDPEARTALDCALRGRLAVVGHPVAPGDTASSLRWALRLLSLTPAPTATRSGSEVRALFVDDHLSTLLLLQDEPLAHALAARWLRPLADLTPRQSERLEVTLLAWLEGGGAPEAAKALSVHPQTVRYRMRQLEKLFGPGLRDPRTRFELELALRSRRLMAQVRLRPVRGIRRARGGADLRPALGDGRVARVNGL; encoded by the coding sequence ATGTGCGAACTTCTGAACCGCATCTGGTCCCGCCCACGCGGCGAGTGGACCCGCGTCCTGCGCAAGGAACTGCCCACGCTGGCCGCGAAGATGGTGGAGGAGCTGTTGGAGACCGTCCCGGGATTCGCCGCGCTCGTCGAGGACGTCGACGACGAGGTGGTCAGACAGCAGATGGAGGCGGCGCTGCTCACCGCCCTTGGTTACCGCGAGGGCGCCGGGGAGGACCGGCCCGACGCCTGCGCGGACCCGGAACCCGTACCCGGCGCCGGGGTGGAAACCCGCAGCGGTGCCCGCATCCGCCCCAAGTCCGAGGCCGAGGCCGAGGCGGAAACCGAACACGCCCGACCGCATACCCATGCAGACACCCACGTACACGCCCACACCCGGCCCCACTCCCACGACCGCAACCCCGGGGCCTTCGGCGGCGGTGAGTTGCCCCCGCTGCAGGCCGTTCCCCTCCAGCGGTTCGGCTCGGTCCGCGAACGCGCCCGGCGCGAACTCTTCGCCGTGCTCACGGGCGAGACACCGCTGCGCGGACCGGCACTCGCCGAGCTGGCGAACGCGGCCGGCTGGCCCCTGCCCGTCGCCGTGCGGGCGGTGGTCCTGGCCTCACCCGGTGAGACCCAGCAGCTCGCGGCCCTCCTGGACGACTGCCTCGGCGGGATGGTCGCAGGCCAGCCCTGCCTCCTCGTGCCCGCCCCGGATCCGGAGGCCCGTACCGCCCTGGACTGCGCGCTGCGCGGCCGGCTCGCCGTCGTCGGCCACCCGGTGGCGCCCGGCGACACCGCCTCCTCACTGCGCTGGGCCCTGCGCCTGCTGTCGCTGACCCCGGCCCCGACCGCGACCCGGTCCGGCTCCGAGGTGCGGGCCCTCTTCGTCGACGACCACCTCTCGACCCTGCTGCTGCTCCAGGACGAGCCGCTGGCGCACGCGCTCGCCGCCCGCTGGCTGCGTCCGCTGGCGGATCTGACCCCGCGCCAGAGCGAACGCCTCGAAGTGACCCTGCTGGCCTGGCTGGAGGGCGGCGGGGCGCCCGAGGCGGCGAAGGCGCTGAGCGTGCACCCCCAGACGGTCCGCTACCGCATGCGCCAGCTGGAGAAGCTCTTCGGCCCCGGCCTGCGGGATCCGCGCACCCGCTTCGAGCTCGAACTGGCCCTGCGCAGCCGACGGTTGATGGCCCAGGTACGGCTCAGGCCGGTCCGCGGGATCCGCCGGGCACGCGGTGGCGCCGACCTCCGTCCGGCCCTGGGCGACGGTCGCGTCGCCCGCGTGAACGGCCTGTAG